The Myxococcales bacterium nucleotide sequence TGCGCAGGAGACGGCCAAGAAGATTGTGCAGGCGATCAAAAGCCAGAAGTTAAAAGTCCAGGCAAGTATGCAAGGAGAGCAGATACGAGTAACCGGCAAGAAGCGCGATGATTTGCAGGATGTCATTGCACTGATGAAGAACCAGGATTTTGGCCTCGATCTGCAATACATCAATTTTCGTGATTAGCGCGCGTCCGATCAGTCATGGGGAAGGGCACCCCCCGGTGCTCTTAAATACACAAAGGGCGTCTGAGCGACGAGGTTAGAGAGCCGAGACGTATAAATGTCGGCATAGCGCTCAATCTGGCGCGCGAGATAGCTCTTGTCATTCCCTGCGCGCATCAAGGGACCCCAAACGGGGCTGGTCAATTGCGACGCCTCCCTGGCTAACGGCGCGATGCGCCCATCAAGCGCCAGCAGTTTCGCACGCAATCCTTGGATGGATCTTCGGATCTCCCGCCCCTTGCGCTTGGGTTGCGGGCCATAGCCATAAGACTGCCGCTGAAGGTCAAGTCGTAAAAGAGAATACTCATGCTCAAGCAGCTCTTTTTGCAGCATGAGTTTGCGCAGGGTCTGGTGCTTGGCCTGAAATGCCTTATTGCTTTCGAGATCTTGCTCGAGCTCTCGAACAATCAGCGCGGTGCGCCAGCGAAGGATATTCTTAGATACCAACACGTCCGCATACAGGTGGTCGCCAATATAAAGTATTTCCTCGCCCGATAAGCCCAGGCCTTCTTCAACCAAAGAGGCGCTACCGCCGAGGTAGACGCCTTGGTCCCGAAGGCGTCCGACAAAGGGGCGAAGCAAACCGTGCTCCTCATCGACCACTTCAAAAATAGATTTATCGATGTTGAAGAAATCCGGCTTGCGGGCCTCGACGATGACGAGATCAAACAAATCGCGCCATGTCATACCGCCGGGCAAAAAGCGATCAAACGCATAGCGCATCATGGCTTGGGTGTAGTTCCATTCGGAATTGGTGATCAGCAACAGCTTTTTCCCCGAATATTTGATGTCCAGCAAGGCCAAGGGCACTTCAGCGTTAAGCTCCACGAAAAGCTCTGGACGGTTGATGATCTCGGCCTTCAGCGAACCCTCCATATGGGCTTCATCGATTCTCGATCGCACTATTTTGTATAATCCGCTGTAGCCGAGCTGTGAGCTCAACTTGCCTTTGTCGAGTAGATCAACCATTTGCGAGTAAAGACAGGCTTCCGAGAGCGCGAACAATGTATTCATGAACTGCCATCGGGGATCCGCAAGGTCTATCCGGATGCGACTGTAGACCGCTCGCTGCTCATCAAAGTTTAGCGGTGTCGTGCCGTGACATGCGCGCTTGATATATCCGAAACGATCGGCTTTCACGACGTTTCCAAGTTCGGTGTCGATGATGAGTCCAAGCTTGATCAACCGGGGGTCGAACTGGAGCCTTTTGACGGGGAACCCGTCCTCAGCTAAACGCTTGCGGACGGCCAGATAGGCGCGACGCTCCCACTCTTCCGTATGGTAGTGAATGAGCGTGTAATCCATGTCGAAGCCCACGGCTTTGATGGAACGGAAATTAAGAGTGCGATTACAGAAAATACGCTGTTGCGGTGGCGGGAGCTCGATCATCGTGATGGCAGCTTTCCAAAATCGGGTTTGCGCTTTTCAAAAAACGCCAGCAAGGCTTCGGCGGCCTCGGCCGATTTTAAGCGTTCGAGAAATATGCGTGTCTCGCGTTCCATTTGCTTCCGTACTTGGGGCAATTGAGCCGACTTCAGCAGATACTTGCTTTGTTGCACGGAGGCCGAGGGCAGCCTCACCAATGCATCTAACTTCGCTTCGACATAGGCATTTAGGAGATCAGGCGCAACCACCTTATTGATCATTCCCATGCTTAGTGCAGCTTCGGCGTCAAACGGCTCAGACAGCAAGAGCAGTTCTGCCGCACGGGGGTATCCGACCAGCTGGGGCAAAAGGTAGCTAGATGCCGCTTCGGGTACGAGTCCGAGTTGGGTAAACGGAAACTGAAATCGCGCGCGCGGGGTGGCATACACGAGATCGCAATGCAAGAGCATCGAGGTGCCAATGCCCATGGCGTAGCCGTCCACCATAGCCACCAGCGGTTTCGGAAAAAGCATCAACTGCTCCAAAAATTGCAATAGCGGTGAAGCGCTGCGTTTCGGCGGGTCTCTTTGCAGTTCCTCAAGGTCGTTACCGCTGGTAAAAACCTGACCGCTTCCCGTAATAAGCACCGCCCGCACTGTCTCGTCGTGTTGCGCGCGCTTTAATGACACGGTCAGCTCGGTATACATGGCCAACGTGAGTGCGTTCTTCTTCTCCGGTCGATGGAGGCGAAGCGTCAGACAGTGATTGTGGTGTTGACTAAGAATGGACATAGGTCTAACTAGGGGTGGTTGTCACCTCTTGGGCAATTTGATCGTAGTAACGGGCCACGCGATTCCAGGAATAATCACTCTTCATGAGACGCGCTTGGAGGTGTCGAAACCCCACGGGATCGGCAAATGCTCCTAGCGCACGCTGGCAGGTCGCAAGCAACGCGGCTGCCGCAGTCTCGTCATAAACAAAACCTGTCCCCGTTTCCATACGAACATCACAATCGACGATATCCCCGCCTAGCGGCAAGGTGCTTGGCGCAATCGGGGCGGCGCCATACCGCATCGCGGCTAAGGTAAGTGCGGGATCCTCCATGTCTGGCGGCACGAGGAATAAATCGCCCCCCGCGAGTATCTGGTGCACTTTTTGCTCTGTATCCATCGGCGCTTGCGCAAAACGATCGGGAAATTTGTCGCGCAGTGAATCAACGTACGGCGCTTGCACCTCTAAAGACTGCATGAGCAGGATTTGCACGTCGTTACGCAGTAACGCAATCAGCACTTCCACAAAGGAAGGCTTTGAGGCTTCTAGAGATGGCATCAAAGCCACAAGAAGCGGCACTTCTGTCCGTAACGGTAGGGCGTAAAGCGATTGAATTGCGGTTTTACAGCGAACCTTCCCGCTAAGATCGCTGACGTCGTAGGGAAAGGCGATCAGACGGTCCTTGGACGGGTCCCACACTCCCCCGTCGATGCCGTAAGGAATGCCTAAAGGCGGCGACAGGCGCTCTTTGAAGATTCGAGATAGACCATGCGCGAAAGGCTCAGAGAGCAAAGAAGTCGCCTGCGATGCGCCCATAGTCAACACCCGGTCCGAGCTCCGCACCGCTGCCGCGACAAGGTTCAACGAGCCACCGTAAATGAGATCTCCTGAATACCCCTGCTGAGACAGTCCCAAAGCGCTCAGCATGATCTCCGGAAGCCGTCCCTGATGTTGCAGATCATAGACGCTATAGAGAGTTGGTAAACTCGCTGTTCGGTGCTTAGAAATTACGGCCCCGAGCGCCATGGGCCAATCGTGCCAATGCACCAAGTCAAAATGCTCCTTTCGCTCATTGAGCCACTGCGCGGCTGCAGACGCAAAGACCAGCATGCGCAGAATACAATCTTCATTGCTGTCATCTTTTGGGTCGTAGGGCCGCTCAAACAACGAGCGATTGTCCAGAAAGACCGTGGTGACTCCGCTAGCGCTGCGGCCATCGTAGATGTGAAACTCTCGAATGTGCTGACCCAGTGTCACATGAATGGAGTCAAGACGCCGGGCAAGTGAAAGCGCTTTCGCATTGATGGAAGGGTACAAAGGAGACAGAAGCGTCACATCGTGATTGAGATGCCTAAGCGCGTGGCTCAACCCGGAGCTGACTTTGGCCGCCGGGCTTGCGCCATAGGGAGCGATGTCTGGACTCACGCAAAGAATGTGCATAGGGTCCACTCTATACCGTTCTCTTGTCGAGAAACCAAACCTGGTTTGTTAATCGCCCATGGCAACAAGTCCCACCAAAGTTGCGATCTTACTGGTCGATCATGGAAGCACCCGTGAAGAAGCTAACCGGTGTTTGCCGCAGATCGCCGAACTTCTGCAGGCGCGAATTGGCGCCGACATTCTGGTGACCTATGCGCACATGGAACTCGCCTCGCCAAACATTGCCCAGGCTATTGCAAGGTGCCGAAAGTCAGGCATCACCGACATGGTGGTGCATCCGTACATGCTCGCACCCGGAAGGCACGCGAGCACCGACATCCCCAATCTCGTGGCCGATGCAGCCTATCCGGGCCTCAAGGTCCGCATCACTGACGCATTGGGGGTGCACCCCGCTCTTGTGGACGCCATAATGGACCGATGTGGTGTGGTGCCATGACTGCCCCGGATGCGGTGTTGCTCTTATCGTTTGGAGGCCCGGAAGGCCCCGATGAGGTCATGCCTTTTTTGAGGCACGTCGTAAAAGGACGCAATGTGCCCGACTCAAGGCTCGCTAAAGTTGCTGAGGGCTATGCGGAAATGGGCGGGATAAGCCCCATCAATGAACAAAACCGCCGCTTACGAACTGCCTTGGAGCGCGCGCTTAGAACGAGTGGGTCCAATCTTCCAGTGTATTTTGGCAATCGTCATTGGCATCCGTTCCTAAGCGATACCCTTGCGAAAATGACTGCAGATGGGATCGAACAAGCGGTGGTGTTTGTGACCTCACCGTATAGCTCGTATTCGTCCTGCCGGCAGTATCTAGAGGCGATGGCGGACGCGCAGCGCGCTCAGGGGACTCGAGCCCCCGAGCTGTTTAAGCTGCGTCCTTTCTACAATCATCCGGAGTTTATTAGAGCGTGGGTCGACCGCGCGCGCGAACCTCTTGCTGCCTTGCAACACAAAGCTGGACCCAAAGGGGTTTCGCTACTGTTCAGCGCGCACAGTATTCCTCTTAGCATCGCAAGAAACTGTGACTATGTGATGCAGCTAGGCGAAGTCGCGCGCCTTGTGGCTGGGGAGCTTGGTCCAACACGTTTTTCACTGGCGTTTCAAAGCCGTAGCGGCTCGCCCCAAATTCCCTGGCTTGAGCCCGACATCAACGATGCACTCGCGAAAGCGCAGACAGCGGGGGAAACGCATGTGCTGATGATCCCGATTGGTTTTGTTTCAGATCACATGGAGGTGGTTTACGATCTCGATCGCGGTTCGCTGCCCCTAGCGCGGCGTAATGGGCTAGAAGTGGAGCGGGCTCAGACGGTGGGTGACCATCCTGCTATGGTGCAGATGATTGAGGAGCTTATTCGTGAGCACACCCACGGGCTAACGCCGCGTGCGGTCGGTCGTTTTGGAGCCAGGGGGGCGCCCTGTGCCCCAGATTGCTGCCCCC carries:
- a CDS encoding HAD-IG family 5'-nucleotidase; protein product: MIELPPPQQRIFCNRTLNFRSIKAVGFDMDYTLIHYHTEEWERRAYLAVRKRLAEDGFPVKRLQFDPRLIKLGLIIDTELGNVVKADRFGYIKRACHGTTPLNFDEQRAVYSRIRIDLADPRWQFMNTLFALSEACLYSQMVDLLDKGKLSSQLGYSGLYKIVRSRIDEAHMEGSLKAEIINRPELFVELNAEVPLALLDIKYSGKKLLLITNSEWNYTQAMMRYAFDRFLPGGMTWRDLFDLVIVEARKPDFFNIDKSIFEVVDEEHGLLRPFVGRLRDQGVYLGGSASLVEEGLGLSGEEILYIGDHLYADVLVSKNILRWRTALIVRELEQDLESNKAFQAKHQTLRKLMLQKELLEHEYSLLRLDLQRQSYGYGPQPKRKGREIRRSIQGLRAKLLALDGRIAPLAREASQLTSPVWGPLMRAGNDKSYLARQIERYADIYTSRLSNLVAQTPFVYLRAPGGALPHD
- a CDS encoding enoyl-CoA hydratase codes for the protein MSILSQHHNHCLTLRLHRPEKKNALTLAMYTELTVSLKRAQHDETVRAVLITGSGQVFTSGNDLEELQRDPPKRSASPLLQFLEQLMLFPKPLVAMVDGYAMGIGTSMLLHCDLVYATPRARFQFPFTQLGLVPEAASSYLLPQLVGYPRAAELLLLSEPFDAEAALSMGMINKVVAPDLLNAYVEAKLDALVRLPSASVQQSKYLLKSAQLPQVRKQMERETRIFLERLKSAEAAEALLAFFEKRKPDFGKLPSR
- a CDS encoding glycogen/starch synthase, whose amino-acid sequence is MHILCVSPDIAPYGASPAAKVSSGLSHALRHLNHDVTLLSPLYPSINAKALSLARRLDSIHVTLGQHIREFHIYDGRSASGVTTVFLDNRSLFERPYDPKDDSNEDCILRMLVFASAAAQWLNERKEHFDLVHWHDWPMALGAVISKHRTASLPTLYSVYDLQHQGRLPEIMLSALGLSQQGYSGDLIYGGSLNLVAAAVRSSDRVLTMGASQATSLLSEPFAHGLSRIFKERLSPPLGIPYGIDGGVWDPSKDRLIAFPYDVSDLSGKVRCKTAIQSLYALPLRTEVPLLVALMPSLEASKPSFVEVLIALLRNDVQILLMQSLEVQAPYVDSLRDKFPDRFAQAPMDTEQKVHQILAGGDLFLVPPDMEDPALTLAAMRYGAAPIAPSTLPLGGDIVDCDVRMETGTGFVYDETAAAALLATCQRALGAFADPVGFRHLQARLMKSDYSWNRVARYYDQIAQEVTTTPS
- a CDS encoding sirohydrochlorin cobaltochelatase gives rise to the protein MATSPTKVAILLVDHGSTREEANRCLPQIAELLQARIGADILVTYAHMELASPNIAQAIARCRKSGITDMVVHPYMLAPGRHASTDIPNLVADAAYPGLKVRITDALGVHPALVDAIMDRCGVVP
- the hemH gene encoding ferrochelatase, which gives rise to MTAPDAVLLLSFGGPEGPDEVMPFLRHVVKGRNVPDSRLAKVAEGYAEMGGISPINEQNRRLRTALERALRTSGSNLPVYFGNRHWHPFLSDTLAKMTADGIEQAVVFVTSPYSSYSSCRQYLEAMADAQRAQGTRAPELFKLRPFYNHPEFIRAWVDRAREPLAALQHKAGPKGVSLLFSAHSIPLSIARNCDYVMQLGEVARLVAGELGPTRFSLAFQSRSGSPQIPWLEPDINDALAKAQTAGETHVLMIPIGFVSDHMEVVYDLDRGSLPLARRNGLEVERAQTVGDHPAMVQMIEELIREHTHGLTPRAVGRFGARGAPCAPDCCPLA